The Equus quagga isolate Etosha38 unplaced genomic scaffold, UCLA_HA_Equagga_1.0 91719_RagTag, whole genome shotgun sequence genome contains a region encoding:
- the LOC124234578 gene encoding myosin-8-like — translation MAFLKNMKEHALDHKKIILYKLLNASAIPEGQFIDSKKASEKLLASIDIDHTQYKFGHTKVFFKAGLLGLLEEMRDEKLAQIITRTQAVCRGFLMRVEYQKMLQRREALFCIQYNVRAFMNVKHWPWMKLFFKIKPLLKSAETEKEMATMKEEFQKTKDELAKSEAKRKELEEKMVTLLKEKNDLQLQVQSEADALADAEERCEQLIKNKIQLEAKIKEVTERAEDEEEINA, via the exons AtggcatttcttaaaaatatgaagGAGCATGCATTAGACCACAAAAAAATCATATT ATACAAACTTTTAAATGCAAGTGCTATTCCAGAGGGACAGTTCATCGACAGCAAGAAGGCTTCTGAGAAACTTCTTGCCTCTATTGATATTGATCACACCCAGTATAAATTTGGACATACAAAG GTTTTCTTCAAAGCTGGCCTTCTGGGTCTCCTGGAAGAAATGAGAGATGAAAAGTTGGCCCAGATTATAACAAGAACTCAAGCCGTCTGTAGGGGATTCCTAATGAGGGTAGAATATCAGAAGATGTTGCAAAGGAG AGAAGCCCTCTTCTGCATCCAGTATAATGTACGAGCCTTCATGAACGTCAAGCACTGGCCCTGGATGAAACTGTTCTTCAAGATCAAGCCGCTCCTCAAGAGCGCggagactgagaaggagatgGCCACCATGAAGGAGGAgtttcagaaaaccaaagacgAACTCGCCAAGTCAGAGGCAAAAAGGAAGGAACTGGAGGAGAAAATGGTCActctcttgaaagaaaaaaatgacctgCAACTCCAGGTTCAATCA GAAGCTGACGCCCTGGCTGATGCAGAGGAAAGGTGTGAGCaactaattaaaaacaaaatccagctgGAGGCCAAAATCAAGGAGGTGACTGAGAGAGCTGAGGATGAGGAAGAGATCAACGCTGA